Part of the Pelmatolapia mariae isolate MD_Pm_ZW linkage group LG3_W, Pm_UMD_F_2, whole genome shotgun sequence genome is shown below.
CCAATGACTTTGTTGCTTCGAAAAAGTTCTATTTAAATGATACACTATATTGCAAAGTATTTACTCTCTTGCCACAACCagtgaattcaggtgttccagtcACTTCCACTGTCACAGGTGGAATTTGCTAGGATCCTCATATTCTTCCACAAATGCTTGTAGAAGAAGTCTGCACATGTCCAGGTGCTTGATTTGATACATCGGGAAACCATGATAGAACATTTCCTGGCTACTAAAACTTTTTTCCATGGtcagctgttagtggtattGCAACAAAGTCGAAGTAATTAGGAACAACAGCAGCTGGGAGGCTGGTGGTCGCCCATGTAAAATCAAGGACTGGAGTCAGCGGATGTGCACAGTGTGCAGAGGTCAACAACTTAAATTGACTATGTGTTAttgactaaaacaaaaaccagtTTGACTCGTAGGCGCTTCACCAGTGAGTCACTGAATACTAACAGGTTATACGTTACTGAGGTTACAAGTCTGATTCTTTGTTTCTGTCTATTGTTTCTTCCAGGAAATGTCCGGTCTTTCCATCCCTCTGATTCTGACAGTGCTCTGTCTGCTTCTCAGGCCCCCTCCATGTAGCAGCAGCAACATTCTGGTAGTCCCTGTTGATGGTAGCCACTGGATAAACATGAAAATTATCCTTGAACAGTTACACTCCAGGGGCCACAACATCACAGTTCTGCGCTCTGCAAAGAGCTGGTACATCCCTAATAACTCTTCCATTTATACTTCTATTAATATAAGCATGCTGGAGCATGAGGCAGACATTAACTACTACAACAAAATGTTACAAGATGTTATGGAATGTCGCACTTATCCTACATTTATACGCATGTTCTGCCAACAGTACTTGATCACGTCCGTGTTAGATCAGGGTCACAAGATCTTGGCCAGATCAGTTGCTACAATAATAGAAGACACAGTATTTATTCAGAAGCTACAGGATACCAAGTTTGACTTAATGTTAACTGACCCTGGTATGACAATAGGGGTACTTCTTGGAAGTTACCTCAAGCTGCCTATGGTTTTTAATGTGCGCTGGATTAATGCTGGAGAAGGTCATTTCACCATAGCTCCCTCTCCTATCTCATATGTCCCTGTGCCAGGAAGTGAGCTCCATGATCAGATGGACTTTCTGGAAAGAACCAAAAATATGCTGCATTATCTTTATAATGTCATTGAACAGCACTTGATCATGAATCCTGCCTACTCAGATCTGCTCCAACGACACTTCCCTCCTGGTACTGATTTGCTGTCTTTACAGCGTAGAGCTGATATCTGGCTGTTCAGGGCAGATTTTGTCTTTGAGTTCCCTCGGCCCACAATGCCTAATGTAGCATATATAGGGGGTTTCCACTGCAAAAAGGCCCAACCCCTCCCCGCTGAGCTGGAAGCATTCATGCAAAGCTCCGGACATCACGGTGTAGTTGTCATGTCTCTGGGGACATTTATATCAGCCCTACCTCGCAAGGTCACAGAGGCCATCGCTGCTGCTTTTGCTGAGCTCCCTCAGAAGGTGATTTGGCGTTTTGTGGGTGAAAAACCTTCATCTCTTGGAAACAACACCCTGCTGTTGGAGTGGCTACCTCAGAACGACCTCCTGGGACACCCCAAGACTCGTGCCTTTGTGGCCCATGGAGGCACCAATGGCATGTATGAAGCCATCTACCACAGTGTTCCTGTTGTGGGCCTCCCACTCCTCTTTGACCAGTTTGACAACTTACTCCGGCTGAAGGTGCGTGGTGCAGCTCGGGCTGTAGAGGCCTACTCACTGACCAAAGAAGACTTCCTGTGCGCTCTCAAGGATGTTCTTGAGAATCCCTCTTTCCACACTAACATGCAGCATCTGTCCCAGCTACACCGTGACAAGCCAATGACTCCAATGGACACTGCCATCTTTTGGATTGAATATGTCATCAGGAACAAAGGAGCACCTCACCTACAGTCAGCAGGTTTTCACCTGCCTTGGTATTCCTACTTCTGCCTGGATGTGGCTGCTTTAACCATAGCCATAACTGGAATTTTCATCTGGGCTTTGGTCTTTGTCTGTAGGCTCCTCTGCTGCCGGAGGtcaaagagaaaaatgaaaccAGAGTAAATGAGCCAAACATGATTCAGTCTTTGCAACGTTTAGTTTAGCAGAGTCAATGTCACATGATTAGTCTTTACAATAATTTCTCCCTTAATTTTTGCTCTAAAGAAGATGTAAATCATTGCAATTAGAACTGCATTTGCTAGAGATTTCGAAAAAGTTACCCCAAAAGAGATTTGTCATTCAGGGGGAATACTTTTACTTCATATAGGCATCATATAGTACAACATGGTTTTTGATATGATATCGAAGGTCAGGAAATTTGTGTTAGGTTCAATATTTGTTTGTTGTAATAATGCTTCTTGGTTGATTGGCAGAGAAGATTCAACCCATAAGCTCAACTCTGCTGCTAAACCTCCAAATGCAttaaggggaaataaacagCCTTTCCAACACATACGATATATTGACAGGAAGCATTGTTACGACAATTAAATAATTGACTAAACACaaatttctttactttttgtCTTAAGTTTATTACTATTAGCTACAAATGTGCTTTAACTGTCTGAAagaagctgtttgagctcaCTTTCACTCCCTTTAGTCCAAAttcattctgattggctgcccctcataaacAGAGGGTTTAAACAATAAATGGCTCATTGGCAGCATTGGCTCATTGGCAGCATTGGCTCATTGGAATTAAGTGCACATGCTGTCCTGATTATTTGATGGgttggccatgtttaatatgaccAGCCAGCACTGACTACAAGGAAAGCAAACGAGATGAACTTTTTTGGCTTTTTGACATAGTTTTAGGGTGAAGGTTAAACAATAGATGTGAGAGTGTTACATGTGGCATAAACTGCAGTTGGTGTTAAACTGATATTCTTTCTTTGACTCACAGCTCAGACAAATGCAAGCACAGGCATGATTTCAGATTCAGGATGAGTTATGCTATCATTATATCTAAGACTCACTTCAAAAAAGCAAATTGCTGACAGCAAATGTTTCAGATTACTCAGGAAATTACCTGACATTTCTATTGCAGTCTGACACtaataacataaaactgttcttTAACACTTTATGGGTCTCTATTGTACAGAGGAGATTCttcaggcaaaaagaaaaagcaaaattgTATAAAGTGGCATTTGAAATGGCTTGTTATTGTTTGCAAAATGGCTAAACACACCAGTATGTCCAGAGTACATAATGTAATTTGTAAGTGACC
Proteins encoded:
- the LOC134619690 gene encoding UDP-glucuronosyltransferase 2C1-like, with the translated sequence MSGLSIPLILTVLCLLLRPPPCSSSNILVVPVDGSHWINMKIILEQLHSRGHNITVLRSAKSWYIPNNSSIYTSINISMLEHEADINYYNKMLQDVMECRTYPTFIRMFCQQYLITSVLDQGHKILARSVATIIEDTVFIQKLQDTKFDLMLTDPGMTIGVLLGSYLKLPMVFNVRWINAGEGHFTIAPSPISYVPVPGSELHDQMDFLERTKNMLHYLYNVIEQHLIMNPAYSDLLQRHFPPGTDLLSLQRRADIWLFRADFVFEFPRPTMPNVAYIGGFHCKKAQPLPAELEAFMQSSGHHGVVVMSLGTFISALPRKVTEAIAAAFAELPQKVIWRFVGEKPSSLGNNTLLLEWLPQNDLLGHPKTRAFVAHGGTNGMYEAIYHSVPVVGLPLLFDQFDNLLRLKVRGAARAVEAYSLTKEDFLCALKDVLENPSFHTNMQHLSQLHRDKPMTPMDTAIFWIEYVIRNKGAPHLQSAGFHLPWYSYFCLDVAALTIAITGIFIWALVFVCRLLCCRRSKRKMKPE